GGGCTTCATAACGATAGGGGGAAGAGCGTTTAGAACTATCGTGAACAGAAAACCGTGGCAGGAAAAAGATTGGCCGTTAACACAATTTGCTACGGCATTTTCATAAAGTAGAGATTTTCATTCGATATGCGAACCACGAGGCGCGGCCAGCCTGCGTCGATGTTTCTGGCGTTGCGCGACCGGCACAGGTAGCCAATCCTGAACGGATCGTTTCCGCAATCGCAGGCGTTACCCGAATAGACAGATCAAGAAACAGCGAACAGCTGCAATGGCATACATCATGGCAACGTCACTGATTTTCATCTACAGCACCGACAGCGGAGCGGTCAGCACATTGCTCGATACCGGGCACAAAATGCTCAGTCCGTCAACCACTGTCGGAATGGAGGTTGCCAAAACCTCCTGATTATGGAATGAGTACCGCAGCACCGCGGGCTTTTCCGTGACGCAGATCGAGCAGCACACGGTTGGCCTCTTCGAGCGGATAGCTCCGCACCTCCGGCTTCAGCCCCATGCGGGCGGCGATGTCGAGGAACGCCGACACATCGGCCCGCGTAATGTTGGCCACGCTTTTGATCTCCTTCTCCATCCAGAGGTGCCGTTCGTAGGAAATGCCCGCGAGCAACTCGCTATCGTGCGACTCCTTGCGGATCGCATTGATGACGAGCCGTCCGCCGGGCCGAAGCCGTTCGAGCGCCGAAAGCACTGGCAACCAGGCGGGCGTCGTATCGATAATGGAATCACAGGGCGACGGCGAGTTGTCTGTGGTACCGCCAGCCCAGTCCGCGCCAAGCGAGCGGGCGAAATCGCAGTCTTTTTCGCTTCGGGCGAAGACGAAGACCGGAGATTTTGGATAGAGATAGCGAGCGAGTTTGAGCACCTGATGGCCCGATGCGCCGAACCCGGTCAGGCCGAGAATCTGACCATCTTTGAGGTTTGCGAGCATCAGCGAACGGTAGCCGATCGCGCCGCCGCAGAGGAGCGGAGCGGCCTCGGCGTCGGAGAACACATCGGGAATGGAATAGGTGAAGGCCGCCGGAGCCACCATATACTCCGCGTAGCCTCCATCGGCGTCGCGGCCTGTCGCGCTGAACTCCGCGCAGAGGTTTTCGTTACCGGAGCGGCAGAGGTCGCAGTGACCACACGAAGAGTAAATCCACGCCACCCCGCGTCGACTGCCGGTTTCGATGCCCGCGACGCCATCGCCGCAGGCAACAACCCGCCCAATGACCTGATGTCCCGGAATCACCGGAAATCGCGGCGGCGGCGTGCGCCCCTCGATTTCGTCAAGCTCCGTGTGGCAGACGCCACAGGTGGCGACCCTCAACAGAATCTCCCCCGGCCCCGGCTCGGGAACGGGCAACTCCCGCAGAACCAGCGGTTGCGTCTCGTGCAAAAGATCGACAACCCGCTCCAGCACCATCGCGTTCATCATGGCTCTCCCTTTTCCGCAAATTCACAAAAGCCATGCAAAAAAGCAAAGGGCGGACACAAAAGTCCGCCCTATTGAATCTTCAATTCATAATTCTCTTCACCCGCATCCGTGACCCTGGCAGGTTTGCTGCACGTCGAGTTTGTTGAGGATACCGCTGCCGAACTGTTCGATCACATCGGCCAGCGTCCGGGCTGACCCAGCCATGTACGCATCCATACCGAGGCTCTGCATTTTCGCTGCCGCTCTCGGGCCGATGCCCTTGACCACGATGGCGCTGGCCCCCATATCCGCCAAGCTGTCGGCCGGGGTGCACTGGCCGTGGTCGTGATGCGCGTTCTGGTTGTCGATGATACTGACTTCGCCCGAAACCATATCGACAGTCGCGAAAAATGGCGCGCTACCGAAATGATCGCACACTTGCGAACCCGGGCCGCTGTACTCGTCGAGCGGAATGATGATCTTCATACCTCACCTCCCTCTTGCTGATTGCGGCGCATCCGGCCCTGTCCATTGCCGTTGCCATTGCCATTACCGTGTCCTTCACCCTGGCAGCGTCCTTCGCCGTGGCCCGGCCCCCGGTCAAGCCCGCTTCGGAAGCCACGACACTTTCCTCCGCCGCGCCGTCCGCCGCCAAAACCACCGCCTGGCGACATGCGATGAATGTTCTGACTCGAACAGGACGGGCACTCCACCGGTCGCGCAATGCCATATGGCAGCGACCACTGGTGACCGCAGGCGGCGCATCCGAAAATTCTTTCCTCTTGTGAAATCATAATATTTCCTCCTTTTACGTTTAACATTTTTCCCAGCACAAGCATCTCGCCCAGTTTTTTCCTCGCCGAAGCGAGGATATTGCCAAAGGTCTGGCGTGAAATCTGCATTTGCCGGGCAGCCTCCTCCTGATACAACCCCTCCACGTCGGCTAGCCGGATCGCCTCGAACTCGTCGAAGCTCATCACCAGCGCCTCATCCTCGCGTTTTCCGACGCAAAACGGCCCGAAAACGCGATACTCCGGATCTTGGGCGATAGCCCTGCATTTCTGTGGTCTGGGCATTTTTTTTAGTCAGCAATTATTAGCATATGCCAATAATTTAACAAAAAAAAGCGGGATGTCAAGCCCACAAAAAAACAGGGCAGCCACAAGAGCCGCCCCTAATCACCTTAAAACCGCTTCTGATAAATATGGCAGTAGGGCTTATGCCCTGTCTTTTCGTAATAATCCTGATGGTAGAGCTCCGCCGGCCAGAACTCCCCCCCTTTTTCCACACTGGTTACCACGTCGTACCCCCGTTTTTTAAGCTGCTCGATCAGCGCCTCGGCTATTTTTTTCTGCTGGTCGTTCTGGTAAAAGACCGCTGAGCGGTACTGTTCGCCAACATCGGGGCCTTGCCGGTCAACCTGCGTCGGGTCGTGAATCTCGAAAAAGAGCTTTGCCAGCTCCTCGTAGCTGACAACGGACGGATCGAACTCCACCTCGATCGCCTCGGCATGACCGGTGCGACCGCTGCACACCTGCTCATAGGTGGGATGAGCGGTTTTGCCGCCCGTGTAGCCAACCGTAGTCGAAAGCACTCCTTTCATCTTCTTGAAATGGTACTCGACGCCCCAGAAGCATCCGCCCGCGAACACCGCCTTTTCGGTTGCCGTAGCAGGCTTGTCCGAAGGCTCGAAGGAGAGCGACACCGAGTTGACGCAATAGCGGGCGTTTTTTGAGGTAAAACCTTCATTGTAGAAAACATGCCCCAGGTGCCCTCCGCAATTGGCACAGAGAATCTCGATCCTCATTCCGTCCCGGTCGGTCTCCTGCCTGACCGCACCCGGAATGGCATCGTCGAAACTCGGCCAGCCGGTGCCCGAATCGAACTTGGCATCCGACCGGAAAAGATCCGCACCGCACTGTTTGCACTGGTACACCCCCTTCTCCTTGGTCAGGTAGTACTTGCCACTGAATGGTCTTTCGGTGCCCTTGTCGATGATAACCCGCTTCTCTTCAGGGGTGAGCGTCTTGTATTTCATTGAAGCCTCCTTCTGGGTTGTTGTTGCTGGCGCCGTAACAGTCTTGTCCACAGACCCGGCACTACAGCTCGCCAGGAGTAAAACCAAAATGATGGATAAAATTCTGAACGGCATCGATTTCATAATAAAAAGATCATTGTTCCGAGCGGAC
The nucleotide sequence above comes from Chlorobaculum tepidum TLS. Encoded proteins:
- a CDS encoding zinc-dependent alcohol dehydrogenase family protein, with product MNAMVLERVVDLLHETQPLVLRELPVPEPGPGEILLRVATCGVCHTELDEIEGRTPPPRFPVIPGHQVIGRVVACGDGVAGIETGSRRGVAWIYSSCGHCDLCRSGNENLCAEFSATGRDADGGYAEYMVAPAAFTYSIPDVFSDAEAAPLLCGGAIGYRSLMLANLKDGQILGLTGFGASGHQVLKLARYLYPKSPVFVFARSEKDCDFARSLGADWAGGTTDNSPSPCDSIIDTTPAWLPVLSALERLRPGGRLVINAIRKESHDSELLAGISYERHLWMEKEIKSVANITRADVSAFLDIAARMGLKPEVRSYPLEEANRVLLDLRHGKARGAAVLIP
- a CDS encoding bifunctional methionine sulfoxide reductase B/A protein, whose amino-acid sequence is MKYKTLTPEEKRVIIDKGTERPFSGKYYLTKEKGVYQCKQCGADLFRSDAKFDSGTGWPSFDDAIPGAVRQETDRDGMRIEILCANCGGHLGHVFYNEGFTSKNARYCVNSVSLSFEPSDKPATATEKAVFAGGCFWGVEYHFKKMKGVLSTTVGYTGGKTAHPTYEQVCSGRTGHAEAIEVEFDPSVVSYEELAKLFFEIHDPTQVDRQGPDVGEQYRSAVFYQNDQQKKIAEALIEQLKKRGYDVVTSVEKGGEFWPAELYHQDYYEKTGHKPYCHIYQKRF
- a CDS encoding NifB/NifX family molybdenum-iron cluster-binding protein; its protein translation is MKIIIPLDEYSGPGSQVCDHFGSAPFFATVDMVSGEVSIIDNQNAHHDHGQCTPADSLADMGASAIVVKGIGPRAAAKMQSLGMDAYMAGSARTLADVIEQFGSGILNKLDVQQTCQGHGCG
- a CDS encoding DUF134 domain-containing protein encodes the protein MPRPQKCRAIAQDPEYRVFGPFCVGKREDEALVMSFDEFEAIRLADVEGLYQEEAARQMQISRQTFGNILASARKKLGEMLVLGKMLNVKGGNIMISQEERIFGCAACGHQWSLPYGIARPVECPSCSSQNIHRMSPGGGFGGGRRGGGKCRGFRSGLDRGPGHGEGRCQGEGHGNGNGNGNGQGRMRRNQQEGGEV